In Porites lutea chromosome 8, jaPorLute2.1, whole genome shotgun sequence, the genomic stretch aatgctttagaaaatttcaaaaattagaaatgctcaaactttttataataaaaccacattgattcaacaagatttcaaaatctgctaacaggaactataaaaacgatgactctgtgacaagaaatgttaagaaatgaaggaggagggggggctctgaaattttttcgactaccaaggagggggctcctaaaaaattgaaccgctagcgaggggggctgctaaaatttcaagcttcgagtttcaatatcttcattcccccccccccccccccccccccttgtcatattaaatgaactttccctaacgATGTTGATGAGAATTCGGTTTGAACATGGGTCGAGAACATCGTCTCTCAAATGTCTCGACAATGCGAGACAATGTTGTAACAGTGTTGTAAACATCGTGACACTGTTAGGACAATGCAACACCCCCTACATGTTTAACCGGCCTATAAACCTTTGTATAGAACAAGAGACaattgaagttttttcagcGAATTTTATTCCAGACGAATAACCCTAGACACAAAGTAAGCATTCACGAGTGCAGTGCTGGCCAGCTAAAATTTGTTTCGGGGGCCTGCAGGGACTTGGGTCCGTTACGTAAGTCCACGAGACCTGTAATGAATTACTTTTACCATGTTTACAATGAACCTATCACTTAACGTCAAACGCTTCAAGGAGTGCTCCATTCGACATCCAAATACTTGATGAAACTCTTACATATGATTATACTTTACACAGAGACAAGCAGTGCAATAAACATGAAATATGAGATTGAATAATAACAACATTATTGATTTCGGCTTTTGAATGCACAATACTTCATATCATAcccagcctcatccaataattgcaaAGAAAGACACCTTCACACCATTTTACATGAAAAAAGTGGCAAGCAATGTTATAAACATGAAAACATTTACGTGGATAGAAGTCGCGTTCTCAGTAGGAGGCATCGGACTGCTGTCATCTGTGTCATCCCCTTCACTCACTTCTAAGTATGGGTCAAAGATGACGGTTCTGTTAAACTTGTTGCATCGGAAGATGAACCTGTTTTTGCTGCCTTGCGTCACGAACCTGGGGTATCCCATAGGCATCTTTACATTCTCGCCGTCATTCTTGCACTAAAATATCAGTAAATGAATCTCGTCAGAGGCGACAATAAATGTAAAAACTCTATTTACTGATTAATTAagtgatttttctttgtaaaaataGGTTTAATCTCCCATTAATGGATGTTCATAAAAAGGAACGTTTCTAAGGTAACGCTACACCACAGCAATTCTTATTAAATTGTACTGCTTATACAATATGAATTTAGTTAAATTAGCATTTACAGCAGATTTTGAACTTGGTAACGGTGTGTGGCCACTAACAATGCCCTTGTCGTTGAGTGCACGATCCCATACATTTAAAGGTAGCTTTACCTTTAAAAAGGTCGCAACGCACTAAACCTGGTCTGTTCCGTAGCCGctctttgtgtcgtcacgcagcGCGCCTCCTCCCGTAACGTAAACGTGGTACGAACACCTAGAAAGTGGAAGCTGAAACCTGAATGGATGATATGCGGAAATGAATGTGGTTCGATtagcagccgtttgtggggaggagcctTCCGAgacgacacaaagaacggctgtgaAGCAGATTATACTAAACCACGTTGTTCACGGTTTTTCTAGTTTTCGTTTGAaaaggttttccttttttcccctctTTTCTTAAATAATAGTGAGTGGCGCGTTAAAGTAGCCTACCCAGAACAGTCTCATAGTACAATTAGACACAAGATCTGCTCAACTGTCAATCAAAACTTAAAAATTGGCGCGGCTATCGAAGCTCGATCACGACTGATGTTGTGCACGTGAAACAAATGTTCTTTTCTTACCTCTTTGGACAATCCGATAGTGTCGTTGCCAATACTGTAAGTCTCGAGGCATCTATCCTTAGTTACAGGACATCGAAATCCTTTGGGTCTTTTGGCAGTTGGAAGGCGGTCCTCCCGTTTCTTTCTATCGGCCTCCTTCTCCCGTTTTGGCGTTTCCCCCTTTTTGCCTTTCACAACAATTGCCACCTCAAGGTATTTTCCAGTTTCGTTTGCTTTGCAGATGGAAGGTATAGCTTGTCCATCGCAGAAAGTGTAGTTTTTAATCTACAAAATGAATTGTTGGAATATTCTGTGGTTATTATATAAGATTACCTTCTCAGAGTTAATTAACCAGTTTAAGTCTCAACAAGAGTCACAGCAACAGAGACTATATGGTATATCCGATGCTCTTTTagtatctttttaaattttcataacaaatttaaaaaaaaaatacacaattcCATTTTTggagatgcaaagtaaaactTTTTGATTGTTTAGATGATAAAATTTACTGTTTCGACTGTCTGCCATAATTTTCACTACAGTGGGTCGAAATGAGACAGTTACCTTAAgaaaaaactgaggaaaacTATCTAGTATCAAGAGCCTTGGTATAGGTATCAACTAGatgtcttttaaaaaagaaacgttcAACTTAACTATTAATACATTTAATAGAGTTTGCTTTATACCCTGACCATTTATAACTACCATTACTTGCTTAAAGTATCATTGCGCGTGCTCTTCTAATACATTTAATAGAGTTTACTATTTCAAGGGGCAAAGACTGAGTTAAACAGAGAACACTTTGTCTCCCTAAGTCTTAAAAAACTAGGGCAAAAGTAATCAACTAATGTACTGGAGTTGCCTGTTTTCTTTTAGTAAATTGCGTTCCGCCCCTCCCCCAGCCTCGACAGAAACTCCCCCTTCCTTTCTATAACATTTTCTAAAGCAAATCAAAGAGGGTGTTTGGTGGGGGTTAGAGAATCAACCTCCACGAAGAATTTGATAGTGCCGTTCTGCACTTCAGTTGTTTCATTGCCAAAAGTGACATTTCCAGTTGCACGGAAGATGTAAATGTTAGCGATGAGATGGGCTTTTGGAGCGGCCAGGTAAGACTTCAAGTTGATGTGGGCGGCGCTAACACCTGGTAAAAATCAATACacaataaatgaaaatataaataattaagtaaagtaaatgaatgaataaataaataaataagtaaataaaaggTGAGGAGGAACATTAAGAGGCAGGAATGAATGGTACCAGTACGAAACTTGCGAGGAATGATGCCACGTGAGTGAAGACGCTCTGTAACTGGGTACCTATGACAAACTGCtgggggggtaaccctgcgatggactagcatcccatccagggagGGAGTTTCAATACTccatgctaaggaaaccgggaAAAGCGCCGGCCGTTTGGGTCTTTACCTCTTACCTTTTACCTATATTAAtgacaaaaattaatgataatgatggtgatacaaaaataataaatgccATCGAAATATTTACTGCATGTCATGTTAATGAAAGAGAGTTGAAATTTCTGCCGTTGAGTCAGCCGTGTGTAGAAAGGTTATCGGAAAAAGTGAACGCGACAATCCCTAAAgttattgtgggtggttttgagtacatttttcttcaaagaaatttgagagAATGGCTTGATAGGCAATGGACGTATCTTTGTGAGGGCTAAAGGTAAGCGAAAAAAAGTAGGTTCCACAGCTACATCTTCATATTCCATATTATTTTTCGGGATTGTTGTATGTACATTTTTTCTCACAACCTTTCTCGGAATTGctgtattgtaattattatcaTCAAAGGCAACGATCACCCACAGAACATCTAGTATTCAGTACATTGTTTATAGAATCAGATTATACAATAACTCACCTTGATAGTTAGCGCTCTTGTTTACAGCAATGGAGAAGTCTTGGTTGGCTAGGGTTGATACCGGTTTACCAACATCTCTTCCCTGTTCATTCTTCTGTTTTATATAATCTATTTCTACCACAAGAACACCGTCATTTCTTGAGATATCCCTCCTCTTTCTGGACTCTCGCACGATTCGTAACCCTCCTGAACGTCCTAGAAGTTTAACTCGCACTCCACCTTCACCCACTTCTCTGTCAGCGGAAGTACTGATGGCTATGCAACGTGAACaagcaaaaattagcctgcGCAACAAACGCCAAAAATTATCGTTTAGTCCGGCTTCGAACCAGCGTTGAAATCACTGTTCTGCGCCCCCACCtgtgtgtaccaggatttgagtttAAGAAGTCATTGTAGACCTGCCAGGAATCAGGTTGAAGGaaaattcgaaacgcatttcCAATTATTGGTCGAGCCCTTTGGGAACCAGGACAAGGATATTGGCGTTGCTTTGCATTGCAGACCGTTACTAACCGTCCCTGCAACGCAAGCTACTCAAAATGTCTCATGCAATCTGTCTAGTTCACTATCTagggatatttaacaattatgtTGTGAGCTTGGTTCAACGAGCGCGCGAAAAGCAGAGGATTTTAGTATAATcaatctcatatccaacaaggaCCAACGAAGGGACGTtttatgaaaataatgaaattatcAACATTCTTTATCGTCTAAGATAAGGATCAAATTGTGCCtgttaaggaaaaaaatgactttATGAAGCGTTGAAACGCCAAAATCGAATAAGAGACGATGTTTTAAAGCTTTCACAAAATTCGCGGCCTCGTTAGGTGCGCCTGCAATTTATGTTAATCAGCAAGACTCTCCAGAAACGGTCCCGTCGTCTTTTCTTAAAGAGAGATTACTGTGGATTAAACACCCAGATGTTTAACATGACACTTGCAGGCTTTGTCTTTTAAGACAAGAGTCATTCAATTAGTGTGTTGGGAACTGATTATAAGAATATTGTTATACTGAATGCTTGAATGCGCAAACCTTCTACtttattttaaagcaaaaattttaGCTTACAAAGCTTAAATAAGTGTTACCTGGGAGCAATATCATATATTTCGCTTTCGACAATTCAGCCTTTTCCCAAACCTTTCGTTACACGCAAAGAAATACTTAATAGACTATAGACTTACTCATTAAGAAATATACTTAACCTTGGTTTGCATATGCCTCCGATCTTCTTTCGGCATAACAGGCGGTCTTGTCTGGGATTTTATTCGAACATAATTAGTAAGCAAAATGTCTTTACCACCGCCATGCCTGGAAAGTTGAACTCGAGTTACCTTTTCAGACTAAAAAACGATTGGGGTAACCTGTGTTGCTGCTACTTCTGTTCTC encodes the following:
- the LOC140945317 gene encoding uncharacterized protein, which codes for MVRIKNYTFCDGQAIPSICKANETGKYLEVAIVVKGKKGETPKREKEADRKKREDRLPTAKRPKGFRCPVTKDRCLETYSIGNDTIGLSKECKNDGENVKMPMGYPRFVTQGSKNRFIFRCNKFNRTVIFDPYLEVSEGDDTDDSSPMPPTENATSIHVNVFMFITLLATFFM